In the Limanda limanda chromosome 1, fLimLim1.1, whole genome shotgun sequence genome, one interval contains:
- the tymp gene encoding thymidine phosphorylase isoform X1, giving the protein MITQESMALDRLRTPDQVNMLSIPDLIKKKRDGETLSDEEIGTFINAVTNQTIQECQIGAMLMAIWQKGMVVTETETLTREMMSSGEVMSWPKEWAGLLVDKHSTGGVGDKISLVLAPALAACGCKVPMISGRGLAHTGGTLDKLESIPGFDIHQSAEQVQRILGSVGCCIVGQTERLVPADRVLYALRDATSTVDSLPLITGSIISKKGAESLTALVLDVKFGKAALYKDLESARQLAQSLVNAGNGLGMRTGAVLSRMDATIGRCVGNSLEVMESLETLKGNGPEDVMELVTTLGGVLLLMTSSVSDLSEGSKQIREAVTSGAALMKFQAMMEFQGVATETCRSLCSAHTDYFSVLRKARHQIELTTPADGVVKDVDGFVLAEILHKLGAGRSKAGEPINHSVGAELLVSLGQKVETGAPWLRLHYEDPAPTPDQMSRLQKALTLGANTHKQHKHNLVEELLLPQ; this is encoded by the exons ATGATCACTCAAGAGTCGATGGCACTTGACAGGCTGCGAACACCAGACCAG gtCAACATGCTGTCGATACCAGATCTGATCAAGAagaagagagacggagaaacaCTGAGCGACGAGGAAATCGGAACTTTCATCAACGCTGTCACAAACCAAACTATCCAGGAATGTCAGATAG GTGCGATGCTCATGGCGATCTGGCAGAAGGGGATGGTCGTCACGGAAACCGAGACCCTCACTAGGGAGATGATGTCATCGGGTGAAGTGATGTCATGGCCAAAGGAGTGGGCGGGGCTCCTGGTTGACAAACACTCGACCGGTGGCGTGGGAGATAAAATCAGCCTTGTGTTAGCGCCTGCGCTCGCCGCCTGTGGCTGCAAG GTACCTATGATCAGTGGGCGGGGCTTAGCTCATACAGGAGGTACCCTGGATAAACTGGAGTCGATTCCAGGATTCGACATCCACCAATCAGCTGAGCAg GTTCAGAGGATCCTGGGCTCTGTGggctgttgcattgtgggtcagACGGAGAGGCTGGTCCCTGCAGACCGGGTCCTGTACGCCCTGCGGGACGCCACCAGCACCGTGGACAGTTTGCCTCTCATCACAG GTTCGATTATTTCTAAGAAAGGTGCAGAGTCTCTGACGGCTCTGGTGCTGGACGTGAAGTTTGGAAAAGCTGCTCTGTATAAAGATCTGGAAAGTGCTAGACAACTGGCTCAGTCTCTG GTGAACGCAGGAAACGGTCTGGGCATGCGTACGGGGGCGGTCCTGAGTCGTATGGACGCTACGATTGGTCGATGTGTGGGCAACAGCCTGGAGGTGATGGAGTCTCTGGAGACGCTGAAGGGAAATGGACCTGAAGACGTGATGGAGCTGGTGACCACTCTCG gaggtgtgctgctgctgatgaccAGCTCGGTGTCTGACCTATCAGAAGGCAGTAAGCAGATCCGTGAGGCTGTGACCAGCGGAGCAGCTCTGATGAAGTTTCAGGCCATGATGGAGTTTCAGGGCGTTGCCACGGAGACGTGTCGCTCGCTGTGCTCCGCTCACACAGATTATTTCAGTGTCCTGAGAAAAGCTCGACATCAGATTGAACTGACGACTCCTGCAGACg gagtGGTAAAGGATGTTGATGGTTTCGTATTAGCTGAAATTCTTCATAAGCTGGGGGCGGGGCGATCGAAGGCTGGAGAACCTATCAATCACAGTGTGGGGGCGGAGCTGCTGGTGTCACTTGGTCAAAAGGTcgaaacag GCGCCCCCTGGCTGCGCCTTCATTACGAGGATCCGGCTCCGACTCCAGACCAAATGAGTCGACTGCAGAAAGCTCTGACTCtgggagcaaacacacacaaacaacacaaacacaatctggtGGAAGAACTGCTTCTTCCTCAGTAA
- the tymp gene encoding thymidine phosphorylase isoform X2 codes for MVNMLSIPDLIKKKRDGETLSDEEIGTFINAVTNQTIQECQIGAMLMAIWQKGMVVTETETLTREMMSSGEVMSWPKEWAGLLVDKHSTGGVGDKISLVLAPALAACGCKVPMISGRGLAHTGGTLDKLESIPGFDIHQSAEQVQRILGSVGCCIVGQTERLVPADRVLYALRDATSTVDSLPLITGSIISKKGAESLTALVLDVKFGKAALYKDLESARQLAQSLVNAGNGLGMRTGAVLSRMDATIGRCVGNSLEVMESLETLKGNGPEDVMELVTTLGGVLLLMTSSVSDLSEGSKQIREAVTSGAALMKFQAMMEFQGVATETCRSLCSAHTDYFSVLRKARHQIELTTPADGVVKDVDGFVLAEILHKLGAGRSKAGEPINHSVGAELLVSLGQKVETGAPWLRLHYEDPAPTPDQMSRLQKALTLGANTHKQHKHNLVEELLLPQ; via the exons ATG gtCAACATGCTGTCGATACCAGATCTGATCAAGAagaagagagacggagaaacaCTGAGCGACGAGGAAATCGGAACTTTCATCAACGCTGTCACAAACCAAACTATCCAGGAATGTCAGATAG GTGCGATGCTCATGGCGATCTGGCAGAAGGGGATGGTCGTCACGGAAACCGAGACCCTCACTAGGGAGATGATGTCATCGGGTGAAGTGATGTCATGGCCAAAGGAGTGGGCGGGGCTCCTGGTTGACAAACACTCGACCGGTGGCGTGGGAGATAAAATCAGCCTTGTGTTAGCGCCTGCGCTCGCCGCCTGTGGCTGCAAG GTACCTATGATCAGTGGGCGGGGCTTAGCTCATACAGGAGGTACCCTGGATAAACTGGAGTCGATTCCAGGATTCGACATCCACCAATCAGCTGAGCAg GTTCAGAGGATCCTGGGCTCTGTGggctgttgcattgtgggtcagACGGAGAGGCTGGTCCCTGCAGACCGGGTCCTGTACGCCCTGCGGGACGCCACCAGCACCGTGGACAGTTTGCCTCTCATCACAG GTTCGATTATTTCTAAGAAAGGTGCAGAGTCTCTGACGGCTCTGGTGCTGGACGTGAAGTTTGGAAAAGCTGCTCTGTATAAAGATCTGGAAAGTGCTAGACAACTGGCTCAGTCTCTG GTGAACGCAGGAAACGGTCTGGGCATGCGTACGGGGGCGGTCCTGAGTCGTATGGACGCTACGATTGGTCGATGTGTGGGCAACAGCCTGGAGGTGATGGAGTCTCTGGAGACGCTGAAGGGAAATGGACCTGAAGACGTGATGGAGCTGGTGACCACTCTCG gaggtgtgctgctgctgatgaccAGCTCGGTGTCTGACCTATCAGAAGGCAGTAAGCAGATCCGTGAGGCTGTGACCAGCGGAGCAGCTCTGATGAAGTTTCAGGCCATGATGGAGTTTCAGGGCGTTGCCACGGAGACGTGTCGCTCGCTGTGCTCCGCTCACACAGATTATTTCAGTGTCCTGAGAAAAGCTCGACATCAGATTGAACTGACGACTCCTGCAGACg gagtGGTAAAGGATGTTGATGGTTTCGTATTAGCTGAAATTCTTCATAAGCTGGGGGCGGGGCGATCGAAGGCTGGAGAACCTATCAATCACAGTGTGGGGGCGGAGCTGCTGGTGTCACTTGGTCAAAAGGTcgaaacag GCGCCCCCTGGCTGCGCCTTCATTACGAGGATCCGGCTCCGACTCCAGACCAAATGAGTCGACTGCAGAAAGCTCTGACTCtgggagcaaacacacacaaacaacacaaacacaatctggtGGAAGAACTGCTTCTTCCTCAGTAA
- the rab21 gene encoding ras-related protein Rab-21, producing the protein MAAGGAGGNSGKTYSFKVVLLGEGCVGKTSLVLRYCENKFNDKHITTLQASFLTKKLNITGKRVNLAIWDTAGQERFHALGPIYYRDSNGAILVYDITDEDSFQKVKNWVKELRKMLGNEICLCIVGNKVDLDKDRHVSVEEAESYSESVGAKHYHTSAKLNKGIEELFLDLCKRMMETAQAEERLKGNGANQSASSRRGVQIVDDEPQATPAGGCCSSG; encoded by the exons ATGGCGGCCGGAGGGGCGGGCGGCAACAGCGGCAAGACATACTCCTTCAAGGTGGTGCTGCTGGGGGAAGGCTGCGTGGGCAAGACGTCGCTGGTGCTGCGCTACTGCGAGAACAAGTTCAACGACAAGCACATCACAACTCTACAG gcgTCCTTCCTCACAAAGAAGCTCAACATCACGGGAAAGAGGGTGAACCTCGCcatatgg gacaCCGCGGGTCAGGAGAGATTTCATGCGTTAGGTCCCATCTACTACAGAGACTCCAACGGAGCCATACTAGTGTACGACATCACAGATGAAGACTCTTTTCAGAAG GTGAAGAACTGGGTCAAAGAGTTGAGGAAAATGTTGGGCAACGAGATTTGTTTATGTATAGTAG GTAACAAAGTTGATTTGgacaaagacagacatgtttcagttgaagaggcagagag ttaCTCCGAGTCTGTCGGAGCCAAACACTACCACACATCAGCCAAGTTAAATAAAGGCATCGAGGAGCTGTTCCTGGACCTTTGTAAAA ggatGATGGAAACAGCTCAGGCTGAGGAGAGGTTGAAGGGCAACGGCGCCAACCAATCGGCTTCGAGTAGGCGGGGAGTACAGATAGTCGACGACGAACCACAGGCCACGCCAGCTggaggctgctgctcctctggctGA
- the LOC133011626 gene encoding tetraspanin-8-like codes for MAQINTCIKVTFTVFNIIFAIFGALILLLPLLCQVYIREDIENRTTGLVVLYVVGGVTLVIGVLGAYGAHREKKVCLILFLVCMVMGSLMMLRIGIVTAFVRPKLTGIVTEQFRALLPLDTSTEEVKSVADGIQSQLHCCGLFSYTDWEGNMPESCECTSEEVEEGVCQSVEYMSLFQRKQIYSQPCFPILMKFFLIVADITIGIFFSLATLALLGMILSSIMIHQLRHPTQATVLMVPSIFTTGLPKYQELQNSPNY; via the exons ATGGCGCAAATCAACACCTGCATCAAAGTGACCTTCACTGTGTTCAACATCATCTTCGCA ATCTTTGGGGCCTTgatcctcctgctgcctctgctctgtCAGGTCTACATCAGAGAAGAC ATTGAGAATCGCACCACCGGCCTGGTAGTCCTGTATGTGGTGGGAGGCGTCACCCTGGTCATCGGCGTCCTGGGAGCGTACGGTGCCCACAGGGAGAAAAAAGTGTGCCTGATCCTC ttccTGGTGTGTATGGTGATGGGAAGTCTGATGATGCTGAGAATTGGAATCGTCACTGCTTTTGTCCGACCGaag ttgACAGGTATCGTGACGGAGCAGTTCCGTGCCCTGCTGCCGCTCGACACATCcacggaggaggtgaagagcgtGGCCGACGGCATCCAGTCACag CTGCATTGCTGCGGCCTCTTCAGCTACACGGACTGGGAGGGCAACATGCCTGAGTCATGCGAGTGCACCAgcgaggaagtggaggagggcGTCTGTCAGAGCGTCGAGTACATG AGCCTCTTCCAGAGGAAGCAGATCTACAGCCAG CCCTGCTTTCCCATCCTCATGAAGTTCTTCCTCATCGTCGCTGACATCACCATCGGCATCTTCTTCAGTCTGGCTACGCTGGCG CTGCTCGGTATGATCCTGTCGTCCATCATGATCCACCAGCTGCGTCACCCCACCCAAGCCACCGTCCTGATGGTTCCCAGCATCTTCACCACTGGGCTGCCAAAGTACCAGGAGCTGCAGAACTCTCCGAACTACTAG